The nucleotide window ATAAAAAAGAAAAAGAGGTTGTACCAACAGAATCTATCGATGTTGAAGATTTCAAAGCGATGTTACTTAAAGCACAAGCTGCAGATCCTGAAGATTGCGAAATGTGTGGGTCTTAATCAGAAAATAGAAAATAGAATAAAGAGAAACAGCTATCGTAATGGTAGCTGTTTTTTGTTTGATGGGTTTTTAATGATTTTACCTACAATAATTAAATTTGTCTAAATTTGTGAGATTTAATACTAATAAAGTTATTATGGAGATTTCTAAAGATGTAAAGATAGAATCGTTTCGTAATATTTTAGTTGAATCACAACAAGGTAACAAGAACAAAATAAAATTCATGATGAAAATATTTTTCTGCTTATTTGGGTTGATTGCAATCGTTTCATTTAGTCAAAAGGACGATTTGTTTTTAGACGGTGAATCTTTTTTGTTGGGAACTGTTTCCGATTATATGGGAAGAAAAGTCTTTACAAATGAAAATGATAAAATTGAACAGTATGGATTTTATGAAAAAAGTTTAGTAGATAAAATATGTTCTTTGTTAGTCGGTAAATATGATGATTTATTAATTAAAAAGATAGAAACCACTGGTGATAGGAAAATTTGTTCTAAGAAGCTGGCTGAGAAAATTAATGCGAGTTATACTTATTACAAGTCAGGGATAATACAAAATAATGAGCCTGTTTTTTATGGACAATTGCAAACGAATATTTTAACAACAGAACTACAAAAAATATCGTTTATAGTTGGCGCATATTCAAGGTTTGGAAGTCACGAAAACGAAAGATATTGTATTCGATTATATAATTCAATGGGGCATTTTAGTGTATGTAAAAAAATACTTAAAGAATTAAAATGTGAAAAGATTGAAGTTAAAATTATTGAAAACATTCCTGTAAATCAACTTGTTTATTTCGAGCCTAGCAAAAAACTGATGGAATATTTAGTTAATTATGCCTATTTGAGGAATCAAATTGAAGAAGATGAGAAGAAAACGTTTAAGGAATTGAGCGAAAAATATAGATAAAGAAAATAACTTCCCAGCTGGTGTGAGCTCAACGTCATTAATTTAAGTTTTTTGTTTTCTCGAAAAGACGCCAAGACGCCAAGAATTCGGTGCAAAGCTTTGCGTCTTTGCGCCTTAGCGAGAGCAATATTTAGAAAAAGCTTATCAAGAAATCCTTTTGATGAAAATCTTAAAATAAAATGTATTTTTGGTTGTTTTAAATCTAAAATCATAATCCGTAACCCGAGAGCTTTGCTCGAATTGGCGAAGCAATCTACAATCAGAAATAACAATGAACTGGGAACAATTATTATCACTAAAAAGACAAGGAGATACAGGTAAACGATTGAGAATCGAACAGGATGAAACTCGTTTGGGATTTGAAGTCGATTATGACCGAATCATTTTCTCCTCGGCTTTCAGAAGTTTGCAAGACAAAACACAAGTGATTCCGCTTTCCAAAACCGATTTTGTGCACACGAGATTGACGCACAGTCTCGAGGTTTCGGTAGTGGGACGTTCTCTAGGAAGATTAGTCGGGAAAAAAATACTGGAAAAATATCCTTATTTACAGGAAGTGCACGGTTACCAAATGAATGATTTTGGAGCTATTGTTGCTGCCGCATCTTTGGCGCACGACATTGGTAATCCGCCTTTTGGACATTCTGGGGAAAAAGCCATTGGGGAATATTTTTCGATTGGAAATGGATTGAAGTATAAAGAACTTTTGTCGGCCAAAGAATGGCAGGATTTGGTTGATTTTGAAGGAAATGCCAATGGTTTTTCGGTATTGAACAGTTCGCGTCCTGGTGTTGAAGGAGGAATCAGACTTTCCTACGCAACTCTTGGTGCCTTCATGAAATACCCGAAAGAGAGTTTGCCAAAAAAACCAACCAAAAACATAGCCGATAAAAAGTATGGTTTTTTTCAAACTGACAAAAATTTCTTTAAGGAGGTAGCTTCGGATATGGGAATGATAGCCAATAAAAAAGGAGATGACATTGGCTTTGAGCGACATCCGCTTGCTTATCTTGTTGAAGCTGCCGATGATATTTGTTATACGATAATTGACTTTGAAGACGGAATCAATTTGGGATTGGTTTCTGAGGATTTTGCCTTGGAATATTTAATCAAATTAGTAAAAGACAGTATCGATACTTCGAAATACAAAACATTAGAAACCAAAGAAGACCGAATTAGTTATTTAAGGGCGCTGGCTATCGGAAGTTTGATAAATGATGCCGTAAAGGTTTTTGTAGAAAATGAAGAGGCAATTCTGAAAGGAGAATTTCCTTTTGCCCTAACAGATAAAAGTAAGTACAAAGCCCAAATGGACGATATCATAAAGATTAGCGTAAAGAATATTTACCAAAGTCGCGAAGTGGTCGAAAAGGAATTGGTTGGTTACCAGATTATACAAACGTTATTGGATAAATTTGTAACGGCATACAACAATAAATTTGATGGTAAGATGTCCAATTATGATAATCTCGTGCTGAAAATGCTACCCGAAAAGCATCATTTGGAAAAAGAAAATCTCTATGAAAGACTGCTTCATATTTGTCACTTCGTTTCTATGCTGACTGATGGAAATGCTTTATTGATTTACAGAACTATTACAGCGGCAAAGAATTAGATAAAACCAGAAACCGAGTTGGTTTTTTTCACGCAGAGTTCGCAGATTATTGCAGATTTTTTAATTTACAAAAAGAAAAATTCGCGCTAACCCCGATTGCTCAATGTCATTAAGTTAAGCTTTTTGTTTTCTCGCAAAGGCGCAAAGAATTCGGTGCGAAACTTTGCGTCTTGGCGCCTTTGCGAGAGCTATATTTAGAAAAATCTTATCGAGAAATCCTTAACTTAATGACATTGCCCGATTGCTATCGGGGTTAAAAGCTTATTGCCTAAAGCTTATTGCTTATTGCTGTTAAAAAACATATTCAAACCCGATGCCTAAAATTTGTTTTAACTGAACTTTGGAACCTTCGTTAATTTTTACACCATTTTCTTCCTTGATAACATCGATATCTTCGTCGTAAACCAAATTCAGGCCAATGTTTGATTTGATGTAATCGTTTACTTTTAAATCGGCATATAATTGCCAGTCAACATCAATATTCCCAAAGTTATGAAGATAATCTGTGTACAAAGTCAGACGGTTTTTTAAGATAACGTTGTTGATGATTTCTCTTTCCAAATAAGAAGTTGCTAAGATTCCTAGCTCGGTTTTTGACTTTTTCCCTTTGGAAATCAAATTTCCGCTTGCGTCATAAACTGCTTTTTGTACACCATAAGCACCCGCATTTGCCAATTTTTGATCAAGTACCATTGTGCTTTTTAATGTTAATGGCGACAGGTAAGCGTTGAGTTTTTCGGGCTTATTGATATATTCCGAACCAACTCCCAGGAAGACGTATGCCGGCGCAAAGGGTCTTGAAATTGGGTCTGTGGTATTAGGATATTTATAACCGTCTGTGAATTGCGTATTGAAGTTTAATTTGCCCGAATGATACCAATTGGACGTAGGGTTTGTTCTATAGCCATAGGTAGAGTTTAGTCTTAAAACGTCCTCTGTTTTTCGAACTTCAATCCCTTCCTGTTTGTTCATACCATAACGACAAATAAGCTCGGTCGCCCAAACTTGGTTGTCGTCTTTGTAATCCCATTTAAACTGTCCGCGTACCAATCCCGATATTGCGCTGGTTCCCCCTGCGCTCCAATTTACAAAGGCCATTTCTGAAACATCGAGTCCAACTACACTTTTGCTTGACCAATACGAAATAGTGTCTGGTTTTGAAGTTATGATGGTTGTAAGCGCCTGGTCAATTTTGTTTGCATTTATGTTATCTGTTTTGCTGGTTATTATTCTGATTTGTGCGAAACCATTCAAGGAAAATAGTAAAAAGATAATTGCAATTAGTTTGTTTAAAGAATCCATAATTGGCTAAGTATTTTGGGACGGCAAATTAATTAATTTCAATAACGTGAGAAAATTATTTCCAGACTATCAACGGAAATTCCACAATTTTGTTGTAGTTCATCAACAGAACCCTGTTCAATAAATGTGTCGGGGATTCCCAGAAGCTGTATTTTGGAGGTATAGTGATGTGTTGCAGCAAATTCCAGGATTGCACTTCCAAAGCCTCCTTTTATAACTCCGTCTTCTATTGTTATAATACTTTCGAATTGTCTAAAAATAGTATGGAGCTCTTTTTCATCCAATGGTTTAACAAAGGCAAAATCATAGTGGGCAAAATTTTGAGGGTTTTCTATTTTGGCAAGAGCCAAAATAACGTTATTGCCTATTGCGCCAGTTGATAATATTGCCGTTTTTGAACCGTTCTTTAAAAGTTTTGCTTTCCCGATTTCTATTTTTTCGTATTTCCCGAAATGTATTTTTTTCCAATCGTTGATGATGCCTCTGCCTCGGGGGTATCTTATGGCAATAGGATGTTCCAGACCTAATTGTGCAGTATATAAAATATTTTGAAGTTCAATTTCGTTCAACGGCGCATAAACAATCATATTAGGAATACAGCGCAGGTAAGCTAAATCAAAAACACCGTGATGTGTCGCGCCGTCTTCTCCTACCAAACCGGCTCTGTCCAAACAAAAAATGACGGTTAAGTTTTGCAAAGCCACATCGTGGATCACTTGGTCGTAAGCGCGCTGAAGAAAAGTAGAATAAATATTGCAAAAAACAATCATTCCTTGAGTAGCCATTCCAGCCGATAGTGTAACGGCGTGTTGTTCGGCAATTCCTACGTCAAAAGCGCGTTTCGGGAACGCTTCCATCATGAATTTTAAGGAACTTCCCGAAGGCATTGCAGGAGTGATTCCGATAATTTTTTCATTTTTTTGTGCCAAATCCAAAATGGTCAATCCAAAAACGTCCTGGTATTTTGGAGGCAGATGTTCCTCCTGTTTTGGAATAATTTCACCTGTAGTTGCGTCAAATTTTCCAGGAGCGTGATACTTTACCTGATTTTCTTCAGCTTGTTGTAACCCTTTGCCTTTGGTGGTAATAAGGTGTAAAAACTTCGGGCCTTTTATTTTTTTTAAGCGATTCAGTTCTTTTATCACTGCAAAAATATCATTACCGTCAATTGGTCCCGAATAATTGAAATTCAGTGATCGAATCATGTTATTTTGCCTCGGGTTTTTACCTTCTTTTACGGAAGTGAAATATTTTTTCAAAGCACCTACACTAGGGTCAATTCCGATGGAGTTGTCGTTGAGGATTACCAATAAATTAGCATCGGTCACTCCAGCGTGGTTCAAGCCTTCAAATGCCATTCCCGAAGCTATCGAAGCATCGCCGATAATAGCTATATGCTGTTTGCCTAAATCTCCTTTTAATTGTGATGCAATAGCCATTCCCAGAGCTGCTGAAATGGAAGTAGAAGAGTGGCCTAC belongs to Flavobacterium gilvum and includes:
- a CDS encoding DUF3078 domain-containing protein, whose amino-acid sequence is MDSLNKLIAIIFLLFSLNGFAQIRIITSKTDNINANKIDQALTTIITSKPDTISYWSSKSVVGLDVSEMAFVNWSAGGTSAISGLVRGQFKWDYKDDNQVWATELICRYGMNKQEGIEVRKTEDVLRLNSTYGYRTNPTSNWYHSGKLNFNTQFTDGYKYPNTTDPISRPFAPAYVFLGVGSEYINKPEKLNAYLSPLTLKSTMVLDQKLANAGAYGVQKAVYDASGNLISKGKKSKTELGILATSYLEREIINNVILKNRLTLYTDYLHNFGNIDVDWQLYADLKVNDYIKSNIGLNLVYDEDIDVIKEENGVKINEGSKVQLKQILGIGFEYVF
- the dgt gene encoding dGTP triphosphohydrolase, producing the protein MNWEQLLSLKRQGDTGKRLRIEQDETRLGFEVDYDRIIFSSAFRSLQDKTQVIPLSKTDFVHTRLTHSLEVSVVGRSLGRLVGKKILEKYPYLQEVHGYQMNDFGAIVAAASLAHDIGNPPFGHSGEKAIGEYFSIGNGLKYKELLSAKEWQDLVDFEGNANGFSVLNSSRPGVEGGIRLSYATLGAFMKYPKESLPKKPTKNIADKKYGFFQTDKNFFKEVASDMGMIANKKGDDIGFERHPLAYLVEAADDICYTIIDFEDGINLGLVSEDFALEYLIKLVKDSIDTSKYKTLETKEDRISYLRALAIGSLINDAVKVFVENEEAILKGEFPFALTDKSKYKAQMDDIIKISVKNIYQSREVVEKELVGYQIIQTLLDKFVTAYNNKFDGKMSNYDNLVLKMLPEKHHLEKENLYERLLHICHFVSMLTDGNALLIYRTITAAKN
- a CDS encoding 1-deoxy-D-xylulose-5-phosphate synthase; translated protein: MTKNLLQNINNPNDLRQLDEAQLPQLAQELRDFIINIVATKEGHLGASLGVVELTIALHYVFNTPEDLLVWDVGHQAYGHKILTERRTVFHTNRQLNGISGFPRRSESIYDTFGVGHSSTSISAALGMAIASQLKGDLGKQHIAIIGDASIASGMAFEGLNHAGVTDANLLVILNDNSIGIDPSVGALKKYFTSVKEGKNPRQNNMIRSLNFNYSGPIDGNDIFAVIKELNRLKKIKGPKFLHLITTKGKGLQQAEENQVKYHAPGKFDATTGEIIPKQEEHLPPKYQDVFGLTILDLAQKNEKIIGITPAMPSGSSLKFMMEAFPKRAFDVGIAEQHAVTLSAGMATQGMIVFCNIYSTFLQRAYDQVIHDVALQNLTVIFCLDRAGLVGEDGATHHGVFDLAYLRCIPNMIVYAPLNEIELQNILYTAQLGLEHPIAIRYPRGRGIINDWKKIHFGKYEKIEIGKAKLLKNGSKTAILSTGAIGNNVILALAKIENPQNFAHYDFAFVKPLDEKELHTIFRQFESIITIEDGVIKGGFGSAILEFAATHHYTSKIQLLGIPDTFIEQGSVDELQQNCGISVDSLEIIFSRY